A genomic window from Carassius auratus strain Wakin chromosome 45, ASM336829v1, whole genome shotgun sequence includes:
- the ppfia1 gene encoding liprin-alpha-1 isoform X6, with product MMCEVMPTISEAEVSSNGGGLGPGSPVQTDSEGHFESLMVSMLEERDRLLDTLRETQENLCVTQSKLHEISHERDSLQRQLNSALPQEFAALTKEVNLCREQLLEREEEISELKAERNNTRLLLEHLECLVSRHERSLRMTVVKRQAQSPAGVSSEVEVLKALKSLFEHHKALDEKVRERLRVALERCSMLEEQLTAAHKELVFLKEQGSLKRVMTDGSAEVNHSSDAASNTNGKQRLSDVSLGAEEDCGKDVELQEALDRQSKELLHMKERVASLCSRISELEEDLDTARKDLIKSEDINSRLQRDLRESLAQKDDMEERITTLEKRYLAAQREATSVHDLNDKLENQIANKDSLVCQLEDRSRVLQERLELAEQKLQQTMRKAETLPEVEAELAQRVVALTKAEERHGNVEERLRQMEAQLEEKHQELLRARQREKMNEEHNKRLSETVDKLLSESNERLQLHLKERMTALEDKNALIRDLEHTKKLIEEAHHEKEQLLIQIETMRSEQERGRSRSNSLLHHGRSHASGTPDFRFPVSVSSALDSHYSSALVLRRPQKGRVSALRDEPLKVQTLDEQEWDRLQQASVLASVAHAFESDLDVSDVEDDRETVFSSMDLLSPAGQADAQTLALMLQEQLDAINNEIRMIQEEKDSTALRAEEIEGRVGSGDDLDSRFRSIASLQPSFHSSSPPGSGHSTPRRPSHSPSRELDRMGVMTLPSDLRKHRRKCAQDDKASIRCETSPPSTPSSRRLHKGALHTSSHEDIRDVRGAGLQDGAGSNPSSSNSSQDSLNKGAKKKSIKSSIGRLFAKKEKGRASPGGKECPGPAVAGTPDGGGAPDAMTLGKMSGPAEKNRKLQKNPNSGHELLEEACRQGLPFAQWDGPTVVVWLELWVGMPAWYVAACRANVKSGAIMSALSDTEIQREIGISNPLHRLKLRLAIQEIMSLTSPSVPPTSRTTLAYGDMNHEWIGNAWLPSLGLPQYRSYFMESLVDARMLDHLTKKDLRGQLKMVDSFHRNSFQCGVMCLRRLNYDRKELERRRDESQVEVKDVLVWTNERVVSWVQAIGLKEYAGNLLESGVHGALLALDESFDHNALALLLQIPTQCTQARALLEHEYSRLLAAGTERRLEEDDEKNFRRAPSWRKKFRPKDVRGMSVSSADTLPASFRVSAADAASTALMTKKPQLDGSVSAQRLDSAAVRTYSC from the exons atgatgtgcGAGGTGATGCCCACCATCAGCGAGGCGGAGGTCAGCAGTAACGGAGGCGGTCTGGGCCCCGGCTCTCCCGTGCAGACGGACTCTGAGGGCCACTTTGAGTCTCTGATGGTGTCTATGCTGGAGGAGAGAGACCGACTGCTGGACACGCTCCGAGAGACGCAGGAGAACCTGTGTGTGACGCAGAGCAAACTGCACGAGATCAGCCACGAGAGAGACTCGCTGCAGAGACAGCTCAACAGTGCCCTGCCGCAG GAGTTTGCAGCTCTTACGAAGGAAGTCAATCTGTGTCGAGAGCAGCTGCTGGAGCGAGAGGAGGAGATCTCCGAGCTGAAAGCAGAGAGAAACAACACACGC TTGTTGCTGGAGCATCTGGAGTGTCTGGTGTCTCGTCACGAGCGTTCTCTGAGGATGACCGTAGTCAAGCGTCAGGCTCAGTCTCCCGCCGGCGTCTCCAGTGAGGTGGAGGTGCTCAAGGCACTCAAATCTCTGTTCGAGCACCACAAAGCCCTGGATGAGAAG GTGAGAGAGCGTCTGCGTGTGGCTCTGGAGAGATGCAGTATGCTGGAGGAGCAGCTCACCGCCGCTCATAAAGAG cTGGTGTTCCTGAAGGAGCAGGGCAGTCTGAAGAGGGTGATGACCGATGGCTCAGCAGAAGTCAATCACAGCTCAGATGCAGCATCTAACACTAACGGCAAG cagCGCTTGTCAGATGTGTCTCTGGGTGCAGAGGAGGATTGTGGGAAGGACGTGGAGCTGCAGGAGGCTCTGGACAGACAGAGTAAGGAGCTCCTGCACATGAAGGAGCGTGTGGCGTCTCTGTGCAGCCGCATCTCTGAGCTGGAGGAGGATCTGGACACGGCCCGGAAAGACCTCATCAAGTCTGAGGACATCAACAGCCGTCTGCAGAGAGACTTACGAGAG tctctggcTCAGAAGGACGACATGGAGGAGAGGATCACCACGCTGGAGAAGCGCTACCTCGCGGCTCAGAGAGAAGCCACGTCTGTCCATGACCTCAACGACAAACTGGAGAACCAGATCGCCAACAAGGACTCGCTGGTCTGCCAG ctggagGACAGGAGCCGTGTGCTGCAGGAGCGTCTGGAGCTGGCGGAGCAGAAGCTGCAGCAGACGATGCGTAAGGCCGAGACGCTGCCGGAGGTGGAGGCAGAGCTGGCTCAGAGGGTCGTGGCCCTCACTAAG gcGGAGGAGCGGCACGGGAACGTGGAGGAGCGTCTCAGACAGATGGAGGCTCAGCTGGAGGAGAAGCACCAGGAGCTGCTGAGG GCTCGTCAGCGGGAGAAGATGAACGAAGAGCACAACAAGCGTCTGTCGGAGACCGTGGACAAACTGCTGTCTGAGTCCAACGAGAGACTGCAGCTTCACCTGAAGGAGCGCATGACGGCGCTGGAGGACAAG AACGCTCTGATCCGGGATCTGGAGCACACTAAGAAGCTGATAGAAGAGGCTCATCATGAGAAG GAGCAGCTGCTCATCCAGATCGAGACCATGAGGAGCGAACAGGAGCGCGGACGCAGCCGGAGCAACTCTCTGCTGCATCATGG GCGCTCTCACGCGAGCGGCACGCCGGACTTCAGGTTCCCAGTGTCCGTGTCGTCAGCGCTGGACAGTCACTACAGCAGCGCTCTGGTGCTCAGACGACCGCAGAAGGGACGAGTGTCTGCGCTGCGGGACGAGCCCTTGAAG gtgCAGACGCTGGACGAGCAGGAGTGGGACCGTCTGCAGCAGGCTAGTGTTCTGGCTAGCGTAGCTCATGCGTTCGAGAGTGATCTGGACGTGTCAGACGTGGAGGACGACAGAGAGACGGTCTTCAGCTCCATGGACCTGCTGTCTCCTGCTGGACAGGCAGACGCTCAGACGCTCGCCCTGATGCTGCAGGAGCAGCTGGACGCCATCAACAACGAGATCCG catgaTCCAGGAGGAGAAGGACAGCACCGCACTGAGAGCTGAGGAGATCGAGGGTCGTGTGGGCAGTGGAGATGATCTGGACAGCCGCTTCCGCTCCATCGCGTCCCTGCAGCCCTCCTTCCACAGCTCCTCTCCACCCGGATCCGGTCACTCCACGCCCCGCCGGCCCTCACACAGCCCCAGCAGAGAGCTGGACCGCATGGGGGTCATGACCCtg CCTAGTGATTTGCGGAAGCACCGTAGGAAG tgtgctCAAGATGATAAAGCCTCCATCAGATGTGAGACGTCTCCTCCATCCACACCGTCCTCCAGGAGACTCCATAAAGGAGCGCTGCACACCTCCAGCCACGAGGACATCCGAGACGTGCGGgg agcCGGGCTGCAGGACGGAGCGGGCAGTAATCCCAGCAGCAGTAACAGCAGTCAGGACTCGCTCAACAAAGGAGCCAAGAAGAAGAGCATCAAGTCCTCCATCGGTCGACTGTTTGCCAAGAAGGAGAAGGGCCGAGCCAGTCCGGGGGGGAAAGAGTGTCCTGGGCCAG cgGTGGCAGGTACACCTGATGGAGGAGGCGCACCGGACGCCATGACGCTTGGGAAGATGAGCGGTCCAGCAGAGAAGAACCGGAAGCTGCAGAAGAA CCCAAACTCAGG ACACGAGCTGCTGGAGGAGGCGTGTCGTCAGGGTCTGCCCTTCGCTCAGTGGGACGGTCCCACGGTGGTGGTGTGGTTGGAG CTGTGGGTGGGGATGCCGGCGTGGTACGTAGCGGCGTGCCGTGCTAACGTGAAGAGTGGAGCCATCATGTCTGCTCTGTCCGACACCGAGATCCAGCGTGAGATCGGCATCAGCAACCCTCTTCACCGCCTCAAACTACGCCTCGCCATCCAGGAGATCATGTCCCTCACCAGCCCCTCGGTGCCACCCACCTCCAGAACG ACTCTGGCCTACGGGGACATGAACCACGAGTGGATCGGTAACGCCTGGCTGCCCAGCCTCGGTCTGCCTCAGTACCGCAGCTACTTCATGGAGTCGCTGGTGGACGCTCGTATGCTGGATCATCTGACCAAAAAAGACCTGCGCGGTCAGCTGAAGATGGTGGACAGCTTCCACAG GAACAGTTTTCAGTGTGGTGTGATGTGTTTGAGACGGCTGAACTACGACAGGAAAGAGCTGGAGCGCAGGCGTGACGAGTCCCAGGTGGAGGTCAAAG atgTGCTGGTGTGGACGAACGAGCGCGTGGTCAGCTGGGTCCAGGCCATCGGACTGAAGGAGTATGCTGGGAATCTTCTGGAGAGCGGCGTTCATGGAGCGCTCCTCGCTCTGGACGAGTCCTTCGACCACAACGCCTTGGCACTGCTGCTGCAGATCCCTACACAGTGCAcacag gcgagGGCGTTGCTGGAGCACGAGTACAGCCGTCTGTTAGCTGCAGGAACAGAGAGGAGACTCGAGGAG GACGACGAGAAGAACTTCCGCCGCGCTCCGTCCTGGAGGAAGAAGTTCAGGCCCAAAGACGTGCGTGGAATGAGTGTGAGCTCTGCCGACACACTGCCTGCTAGCTTCAGGGTGAGCGCTGCAGACGCCGCCTCCACCGCCCTGATGACCAAGAAACCCCAGCTGGACG GAAGCGTGAGTGCTCAGCGTCTGGATTCGGCTGCTGTCAGAACTTACTCCTGCTGA
- the ppfia1 gene encoding liprin-alpha-1 isoform X3: MMCEVMPTISEAEVSSNGGGLGPGSPVQTDSEGHFESLMVSMLEERDRLLDTLRETQENLCVTQSKLHEISHERDSLQRQLNSALPQEFAALTKEVNLCREQLLEREEEISELKAERNNTRLLLEHLECLVSRHERSLRMTVVKRQAQSPAGVSSEVEVLKALKSLFEHHKALDEKVRERLRVALERCSMLEEQLTAAHKELVFLKEQGSLKRVMTDGSAEVNHSSDAASNTNGKQRLSDVSLGAEEDCGKDVELQEALDRQSKELLHMKERVASLCSRISELEEDLDTARKDLIKSEDINSRLQRDLRESLAQKDDMEERITTLEKRYLAAQREATSVHDLNDKLENQIANKDSLVCQLEDRSRVLQERLELAEQKLQQTMRKAETLPEVEAELAQRVVALTKAEERHGNVEERLRQMEAQLEEKHQELLRARQREKMNEEHNKRLSETVDKLLSESNERLQLHLKERMTALEDKNALIRDLEHTKKLIEEAHHEKEQLLIQIETMRSEQERGRSRSNSLLHHGRSHASGTPDFRFPVSVSSALDSHYSSALVLRRPQKGRVSALRDEPLKVQTLDEQEWDRLQQASVLASVAHAFESDLDVSDVEDDRETVFSSMDLLSPAGQADAQTLALMLQEQLDAINNEIRMIQEEKDSTALRAEEIEGRVGSGDDLDSRFRSIASLQPSFHSSSPPGSGHSTPRRPSHSPSRELDRMGVMTLPSDLRKHRRKCAQDDKASIRCETSPPSTPSSRRLHKGALHTSSHEDIRDVRGAGLQDGAGSNPSSSNSSQDSLNKGAKKKSIKSSIGRLFAKKEKGRASPGGKECPGPAVAGTPDGGGAPDAMTLGKMSGPAEKNRKLQKKHELLEEACRQGLPFAQWDGPTVVVWLELWVGMPAWYVAACRANVKSGAIMSALSDTEIQREIGISNPLHRLKLRLAIQEIMSLTSPSVPPTSRTCSGNVWLTHEEMESLATTPLTEDEEASWAQTLAYGDMNHEWIGNAWLPSLGLPQYRSYFMESLVDARMLDHLTKKDLRGQLKMVDSFHRNSFQCGVMCLRRLNYDRKELERRRDESQVEVKDVLVWTNERVVSWVQAIGLKEYAGNLLESGVHGALLALDESFDHNALALLLQIPTQCTQARALLEHEYSRLLAAGTERRLEEDDEKNFRRAPSWRKKFRPKDVRGMSVSSADTLPASFRVSAADAASTALMTKKPQLDGSVSAQRLDSAAVRTYSC; encoded by the exons atgatgtgcGAGGTGATGCCCACCATCAGCGAGGCGGAGGTCAGCAGTAACGGAGGCGGTCTGGGCCCCGGCTCTCCCGTGCAGACGGACTCTGAGGGCCACTTTGAGTCTCTGATGGTGTCTATGCTGGAGGAGAGAGACCGACTGCTGGACACGCTCCGAGAGACGCAGGAGAACCTGTGTGTGACGCAGAGCAAACTGCACGAGATCAGCCACGAGAGAGACTCGCTGCAGAGACAGCTCAACAGTGCCCTGCCGCAG GAGTTTGCAGCTCTTACGAAGGAAGTCAATCTGTGTCGAGAGCAGCTGCTGGAGCGAGAGGAGGAGATCTCCGAGCTGAAAGCAGAGAGAAACAACACACGC TTGTTGCTGGAGCATCTGGAGTGTCTGGTGTCTCGTCACGAGCGTTCTCTGAGGATGACCGTAGTCAAGCGTCAGGCTCAGTCTCCCGCCGGCGTCTCCAGTGAGGTGGAGGTGCTCAAGGCACTCAAATCTCTGTTCGAGCACCACAAAGCCCTGGATGAGAAG GTGAGAGAGCGTCTGCGTGTGGCTCTGGAGAGATGCAGTATGCTGGAGGAGCAGCTCACCGCCGCTCATAAAGAG cTGGTGTTCCTGAAGGAGCAGGGCAGTCTGAAGAGGGTGATGACCGATGGCTCAGCAGAAGTCAATCACAGCTCAGATGCAGCATCTAACACTAACGGCAAG cagCGCTTGTCAGATGTGTCTCTGGGTGCAGAGGAGGATTGTGGGAAGGACGTGGAGCTGCAGGAGGCTCTGGACAGACAGAGTAAGGAGCTCCTGCACATGAAGGAGCGTGTGGCGTCTCTGTGCAGCCGCATCTCTGAGCTGGAGGAGGATCTGGACACGGCCCGGAAAGACCTCATCAAGTCTGAGGACATCAACAGCCGTCTGCAGAGAGACTTACGAGAG tctctggcTCAGAAGGACGACATGGAGGAGAGGATCACCACGCTGGAGAAGCGCTACCTCGCGGCTCAGAGAGAAGCCACGTCTGTCCATGACCTCAACGACAAACTGGAGAACCAGATCGCCAACAAGGACTCGCTGGTCTGCCAG ctggagGACAGGAGCCGTGTGCTGCAGGAGCGTCTGGAGCTGGCGGAGCAGAAGCTGCAGCAGACGATGCGTAAGGCCGAGACGCTGCCGGAGGTGGAGGCAGAGCTGGCTCAGAGGGTCGTGGCCCTCACTAAG gcGGAGGAGCGGCACGGGAACGTGGAGGAGCGTCTCAGACAGATGGAGGCTCAGCTGGAGGAGAAGCACCAGGAGCTGCTGAGG GCTCGTCAGCGGGAGAAGATGAACGAAGAGCACAACAAGCGTCTGTCGGAGACCGTGGACAAACTGCTGTCTGAGTCCAACGAGAGACTGCAGCTTCACCTGAAGGAGCGCATGACGGCGCTGGAGGACAAG AACGCTCTGATCCGGGATCTGGAGCACACTAAGAAGCTGATAGAAGAGGCTCATCATGAGAAG GAGCAGCTGCTCATCCAGATCGAGACCATGAGGAGCGAACAGGAGCGCGGACGCAGCCGGAGCAACTCTCTGCTGCATCATGG GCGCTCTCACGCGAGCGGCACGCCGGACTTCAGGTTCCCAGTGTCCGTGTCGTCAGCGCTGGACAGTCACTACAGCAGCGCTCTGGTGCTCAGACGACCGCAGAAGGGACGAGTGTCTGCGCTGCGGGACGAGCCCTTGAAG gtgCAGACGCTGGACGAGCAGGAGTGGGACCGTCTGCAGCAGGCTAGTGTTCTGGCTAGCGTAGCTCATGCGTTCGAGAGTGATCTGGACGTGTCAGACGTGGAGGACGACAGAGAGACGGTCTTCAGCTCCATGGACCTGCTGTCTCCTGCTGGACAGGCAGACGCTCAGACGCTCGCCCTGATGCTGCAGGAGCAGCTGGACGCCATCAACAACGAGATCCG catgaTCCAGGAGGAGAAGGACAGCACCGCACTGAGAGCTGAGGAGATCGAGGGTCGTGTGGGCAGTGGAGATGATCTGGACAGCCGCTTCCGCTCCATCGCGTCCCTGCAGCCCTCCTTCCACAGCTCCTCTCCACCCGGATCCGGTCACTCCACGCCCCGCCGGCCCTCACACAGCCCCAGCAGAGAGCTGGACCGCATGGGGGTCATGACCCtg CCTAGTGATTTGCGGAAGCACCGTAGGAAG tgtgctCAAGATGATAAAGCCTCCATCAGATGTGAGACGTCTCCTCCATCCACACCGTCCTCCAGGAGACTCCATAAAGGAGCGCTGCACACCTCCAGCCACGAGGACATCCGAGACGTGCGGgg agcCGGGCTGCAGGACGGAGCGGGCAGTAATCCCAGCAGCAGTAACAGCAGTCAGGACTCGCTCAACAAAGGAGCCAAGAAGAAGAGCATCAAGTCCTCCATCGGTCGACTGTTTGCCAAGAAGGAGAAGGGCCGAGCCAGTCCGGGGGGGAAAGAGTGTCCTGGGCCAG cgGTGGCAGGTACACCTGATGGAGGAGGCGCACCGGACGCCATGACGCTTGGGAAGATGAGCGGTCCAGCAGAGAAGAACCGGAAGCTGCAGAAGAA ACACGAGCTGCTGGAGGAGGCGTGTCGTCAGGGTCTGCCCTTCGCTCAGTGGGACGGTCCCACGGTGGTGGTGTGGTTGGAG CTGTGGGTGGGGATGCCGGCGTGGTACGTAGCGGCGTGCCGTGCTAACGTGAAGAGTGGAGCCATCATGTCTGCTCTGTCCGACACCGAGATCCAGCGTGAGATCGGCATCAGCAACCCTCTTCACCGCCTCAAACTACGCCTCGCCATCCAGGAGATCATGTCCCTCACCAGCCCCTCGGTGCCACCCACCTCCAGAACG TGTTCTGGGAATGTCTGGCTCACACACGAGGAGATGGAGAGTCTGGCCACCACGCCGCTCACG GAGGACGAGGAGGCCAGCTGGGCACAG ACTCTGGCCTACGGGGACATGAACCACGAGTGGATCGGTAACGCCTGGCTGCCCAGCCTCGGTCTGCCTCAGTACCGCAGCTACTTCATGGAGTCGCTGGTGGACGCTCGTATGCTGGATCATCTGACCAAAAAAGACCTGCGCGGTCAGCTGAAGATGGTGGACAGCTTCCACAG GAACAGTTTTCAGTGTGGTGTGATGTGTTTGAGACGGCTGAACTACGACAGGAAAGAGCTGGAGCGCAGGCGTGACGAGTCCCAGGTGGAGGTCAAAG atgTGCTGGTGTGGACGAACGAGCGCGTGGTCAGCTGGGTCCAGGCCATCGGACTGAAGGAGTATGCTGGGAATCTTCTGGAGAGCGGCGTTCATGGAGCGCTCCTCGCTCTGGACGAGTCCTTCGACCACAACGCCTTGGCACTGCTGCTGCAGATCCCTACACAGTGCAcacag gcgagGGCGTTGCTGGAGCACGAGTACAGCCGTCTGTTAGCTGCAGGAACAGAGAGGAGACTCGAGGAG GACGACGAGAAGAACTTCCGCCGCGCTCCGTCCTGGAGGAAGAAGTTCAGGCCCAAAGACGTGCGTGGAATGAGTGTGAGCTCTGCCGACACACTGCCTGCTAGCTTCAGGGTGAGCGCTGCAGACGCCGCCTCCACCGCCCTGATGACCAAGAAACCCCAGCTGGACG GAAGCGTGAGTGCTCAGCGTCTGGATTCGGCTGCTGTCAGAACTTACTCCTGCTGA
- the ppfia1 gene encoding liprin-alpha-1 isoform X4 produces MMCEVMPTISEAEVSSNGGGLGPGSPVQTDSEGHFESLMVSMLEERDRLLDTLRETQENLCVTQSKLHEISHERDSLQRQLNSALPQEFAALTKEVNLCREQLLEREEEISELKAERNNTRLLLEHLECLVSRHERSLRMTVVKRQAQSPAGVSSEVEVLKALKSLFEHHKALDEKVRERLRVALERCSMLEEQLTAAHKELVFLKEQGSLKRVMTDGSAEVNHSSDAASNTNGKQRLSDVSLGAEEDCGKDVELQEALDRQSKELLHMKERVASLCSRISELEEDLDTARKDLIKSEDINSRLQRDLRESLAQKDDMEERITTLEKRYLAAQREATSVHDLNDKLENQIANKDSLVCQLEDRSRVLQERLELAEQKLQQTMRKAETLPEVEAELAQRVVALTKAEERHGNVEERLRQMEAQLEEKHQELLRARQREKMNEEHNKRLSETVDKLLSESNERLQLHLKERMTALEDKNALIRDLEHTKKLIEEAHHEKEQLLIQIETMRSEQERGRSRSNSLLHHGRSHASGTPDFRFPVSVSSALDSHYSSALVLRRPQKGRVSALRDEPLKVQTLDEQEWDRLQQASVLASVAHAFESDLDVSDVEDDRETVFSSMDLLSPAGQADAQTLALMLQEQLDAINNEIRMIQEEKDSTALRAEEIEGRVGSGDDLDSRFRSIASLQPSFHSSSPPGSGHSTPRRPSHSPSRELDRMGVMTLPSDLRKHRRKCAQDDKASIRCETSPPSTPSSRRLHKGALHTSSHEDIRDVRGAGLQDGAGSNPSSSNSSQDSLNKGAKKKSIKSSIGRLFAKKEKGRASPGGKECPGPAVAGTPDGGGAPDAMTLGKMSGPAEKNRKLQKNPNSGHELLEEACRQGLPFAQWDGPTVVVWLELWVGMPAWYVAACRANVKSGAIMSALSDTEIQREIGISNPLHRLKLRLAIQEIMSLTSPSVPPTSRTCSGNVWLTHEEMESLATTPLTTLAYGDMNHEWIGNAWLPSLGLPQYRSYFMESLVDARMLDHLTKKDLRGQLKMVDSFHRNSFQCGVMCLRRLNYDRKELERRRDESQVEVKDVLVWTNERVVSWVQAIGLKEYAGNLLESGVHGALLALDESFDHNALALLLQIPTQCTQARALLEHEYSRLLAAGTERRLEEDDEKNFRRAPSWRKKFRPKDVRGMSVSSADTLPASFRVSAADAASTALMTKKPQLDGSVSAQRLDSAAVRTYSC; encoded by the exons atgatgtgcGAGGTGATGCCCACCATCAGCGAGGCGGAGGTCAGCAGTAACGGAGGCGGTCTGGGCCCCGGCTCTCCCGTGCAGACGGACTCTGAGGGCCACTTTGAGTCTCTGATGGTGTCTATGCTGGAGGAGAGAGACCGACTGCTGGACACGCTCCGAGAGACGCAGGAGAACCTGTGTGTGACGCAGAGCAAACTGCACGAGATCAGCCACGAGAGAGACTCGCTGCAGAGACAGCTCAACAGTGCCCTGCCGCAG GAGTTTGCAGCTCTTACGAAGGAAGTCAATCTGTGTCGAGAGCAGCTGCTGGAGCGAGAGGAGGAGATCTCCGAGCTGAAAGCAGAGAGAAACAACACACGC TTGTTGCTGGAGCATCTGGAGTGTCTGGTGTCTCGTCACGAGCGTTCTCTGAGGATGACCGTAGTCAAGCGTCAGGCTCAGTCTCCCGCCGGCGTCTCCAGTGAGGTGGAGGTGCTCAAGGCACTCAAATCTCTGTTCGAGCACCACAAAGCCCTGGATGAGAAG GTGAGAGAGCGTCTGCGTGTGGCTCTGGAGAGATGCAGTATGCTGGAGGAGCAGCTCACCGCCGCTCATAAAGAG cTGGTGTTCCTGAAGGAGCAGGGCAGTCTGAAGAGGGTGATGACCGATGGCTCAGCAGAAGTCAATCACAGCTCAGATGCAGCATCTAACACTAACGGCAAG cagCGCTTGTCAGATGTGTCTCTGGGTGCAGAGGAGGATTGTGGGAAGGACGTGGAGCTGCAGGAGGCTCTGGACAGACAGAGTAAGGAGCTCCTGCACATGAAGGAGCGTGTGGCGTCTCTGTGCAGCCGCATCTCTGAGCTGGAGGAGGATCTGGACACGGCCCGGAAAGACCTCATCAAGTCTGAGGACATCAACAGCCGTCTGCAGAGAGACTTACGAGAG tctctggcTCAGAAGGACGACATGGAGGAGAGGATCACCACGCTGGAGAAGCGCTACCTCGCGGCTCAGAGAGAAGCCACGTCTGTCCATGACCTCAACGACAAACTGGAGAACCAGATCGCCAACAAGGACTCGCTGGTCTGCCAG ctggagGACAGGAGCCGTGTGCTGCAGGAGCGTCTGGAGCTGGCGGAGCAGAAGCTGCAGCAGACGATGCGTAAGGCCGAGACGCTGCCGGAGGTGGAGGCAGAGCTGGCTCAGAGGGTCGTGGCCCTCACTAAG gcGGAGGAGCGGCACGGGAACGTGGAGGAGCGTCTCAGACAGATGGAGGCTCAGCTGGAGGAGAAGCACCAGGAGCTGCTGAGG GCTCGTCAGCGGGAGAAGATGAACGAAGAGCACAACAAGCGTCTGTCGGAGACCGTGGACAAACTGCTGTCTGAGTCCAACGAGAGACTGCAGCTTCACCTGAAGGAGCGCATGACGGCGCTGGAGGACAAG AACGCTCTGATCCGGGATCTGGAGCACACTAAGAAGCTGATAGAAGAGGCTCATCATGAGAAG GAGCAGCTGCTCATCCAGATCGAGACCATGAGGAGCGAACAGGAGCGCGGACGCAGCCGGAGCAACTCTCTGCTGCATCATGG GCGCTCTCACGCGAGCGGCACGCCGGACTTCAGGTTCCCAGTGTCCGTGTCGTCAGCGCTGGACAGTCACTACAGCAGCGCTCTGGTGCTCAGACGACCGCAGAAGGGACGAGTGTCTGCGCTGCGGGACGAGCCCTTGAAG gtgCAGACGCTGGACGAGCAGGAGTGGGACCGTCTGCAGCAGGCTAGTGTTCTGGCTAGCGTAGCTCATGCGTTCGAGAGTGATCTGGACGTGTCAGACGTGGAGGACGACAGAGAGACGGTCTTCAGCTCCATGGACCTGCTGTCTCCTGCTGGACAGGCAGACGCTCAGACGCTCGCCCTGATGCTGCAGGAGCAGCTGGACGCCATCAACAACGAGATCCG catgaTCCAGGAGGAGAAGGACAGCACCGCACTGAGAGCTGAGGAGATCGAGGGTCGTGTGGGCAGTGGAGATGATCTGGACAGCCGCTTCCGCTCCATCGCGTCCCTGCAGCCCTCCTTCCACAGCTCCTCTCCACCCGGATCCGGTCACTCCACGCCCCGCCGGCCCTCACACAGCCCCAGCAGAGAGCTGGACCGCATGGGGGTCATGACCCtg CCTAGTGATTTGCGGAAGCACCGTAGGAAG tgtgctCAAGATGATAAAGCCTCCATCAGATGTGAGACGTCTCCTCCATCCACACCGTCCTCCAGGAGACTCCATAAAGGAGCGCTGCACACCTCCAGCCACGAGGACATCCGAGACGTGCGGgg agcCGGGCTGCAGGACGGAGCGGGCAGTAATCCCAGCAGCAGTAACAGCAGTCAGGACTCGCTCAACAAAGGAGCCAAGAAGAAGAGCATCAAGTCCTCCATCGGTCGACTGTTTGCCAAGAAGGAGAAGGGCCGAGCCAGTCCGGGGGGGAAAGAGTGTCCTGGGCCAG cgGTGGCAGGTACACCTGATGGAGGAGGCGCACCGGACGCCATGACGCTTGGGAAGATGAGCGGTCCAGCAGAGAAGAACCGGAAGCTGCAGAAGAA CCCAAACTCAGG ACACGAGCTGCTGGAGGAGGCGTGTCGTCAGGGTCTGCCCTTCGCTCAGTGGGACGGTCCCACGGTGGTGGTGTGGTTGGAG CTGTGGGTGGGGATGCCGGCGTGGTACGTAGCGGCGTGCCGTGCTAACGTGAAGAGTGGAGCCATCATGTCTGCTCTGTCCGACACCGAGATCCAGCGTGAGATCGGCATCAGCAACCCTCTTCACCGCCTCAAACTACGCCTCGCCATCCAGGAGATCATGTCCCTCACCAGCCCCTCGGTGCCACCCACCTCCAGAACG TGTTCTGGGAATGTCTGGCTCACACACGAGGAGATGGAGAGTCTGGCCACCACGCCGCTCACG ACTCTGGCCTACGGGGACATGAACCACGAGTGGATCGGTAACGCCTGGCTGCCCAGCCTCGGTCTGCCTCAGTACCGCAGCTACTTCATGGAGTCGCTGGTGGACGCTCGTATGCTGGATCATCTGACCAAAAAAGACCTGCGCGGTCAGCTGAAGATGGTGGACAGCTTCCACAG GAACAGTTTTCAGTGTGGTGTGATGTGTTTGAGACGGCTGAACTACGACAGGAAAGAGCTGGAGCGCAGGCGTGACGAGTCCCAGGTGGAGGTCAAAG atgTGCTGGTGTGGACGAACGAGCGCGTGGTCAGCTGGGTCCAGGCCATCGGACTGAAGGAGTATGCTGGGAATCTTCTGGAGAGCGGCGTTCATGGAGCGCTCCTCGCTCTGGACGAGTCCTTCGACCACAACGCCTTGGCACTGCTGCTGCAGATCCCTACACAGTGCAcacag gcgagGGCGTTGCTGGAGCACGAGTACAGCCGTCTGTTAGCTGCAGGAACAGAGAGGAGACTCGAGGAG GACGACGAGAAGAACTTCCGCCGCGCTCCGTCCTGGAGGAAGAAGTTCAGGCCCAAAGACGTGCGTGGAATGAGTGTGAGCTCTGCCGACACACTGCCTGCTAGCTTCAGGGTGAGCGCTGCAGACGCCGCCTCCACCGCCCTGATGACCAAGAAACCCCAGCTGGACG GAAGCGTGAGTGCTCAGCGTCTGGATTCGGCTGCTGTCAGAACTTACTCCTGCTGA